The region TGGTTCTTCATCCTGAGgctctgagatcatttctgaagaggcctgtgtggctgaggaggtagaTGGTTCTTCATCCTGAGgctctgagatcatttctgaagaggcctgtgtggcagAGGAGGTAGATGGCTCTTCATCCTGAGgctctgagatcatttctgaagaggcctgtgtggctgaggaggtagaTGGTTCTTCATCCTGAGgctctgagatcatttctgaagaggcctgtgtggctgaggaggtagaTGGTTCTTCATCCTGAGgctctgagatcatttctgaagaggcctgtgtggctgaggaggtagaTGGTTCTTCATCCTGAGTctctgagatcatttctgaagaggcctgtgtggctgaggaggtagaTGGTTCTTCATCCTGAGgctctgagatcatttctgaagaggcctgtgtggctgaggaggtagaTGGTTCTTCATCCTGAGTctctgagatcatttctgaagaggcctgtgtggctgaggaggtagaTGGTTCTTCATCCTGAGGCtcagatcatttctgaagaggcctgtgtggctgaggaggtagatggctcctcatcctggccagtgccagagggtgcTCCAAAATATTTCAGAAGTGTCCCTGAATTTAcattaaaatacagtatatgagtCTGACACCCTAAATACATTTGTTGCACAATTAAATATACGTCATTATGCACAATATATCAAACTTTCAGAATAGGAACCAAATGAAATAAGACACCCCAAAAGACTCAATATATCACAAAAGATACAACATATCAGCATAATATAGACCTATTTTAAGTTAGCTTACAGCATTGGAAATTCCCCTTACTGAGCTCGGGAACTAATCAATACAATCACAGAAACATTTATGATGTCACCTCAATGAATGTTAACCAAATCAATAATGTGCTAGTTAGGTTGTAATCGTTTTGCTGCAGGCTACACACATTATCATGATGAAACTGTGTGAAATTATATCCAATGTTATGTAAGCTAGTTGGACAGAAAACGGAATATAGTCGCCCTATGTGTAATAGCATTGCAAGCAACATAGGCTAACAAACATGAGTGTTAAACTAGCCTATTTCATCACATGTATAATATTATAATCATAAAGAGATGACATAGCTGCTTACCTTTATCTTCTGCGCatttctcctcttctttcctcttttTCCTAAACTGGGCACTTGATGGCTTAGACCTTTTCTTAtccatttgtgttgatttggcactcgagcatcaatacattacccatcccccaacactcaaccaagagtcaagactaaaccaattcaccttggtggtgtgcagactggatttatattattcttaacgattttgcacaaaccagaaaaaaattcaacaatatgtctgtgaaacaatatattcacagtattatgaatgaattgtggtttatttggtagcatttcgtagtgtgactgattttactaattgcattactACTGTACAAAGTTAAGAGGtgtgctatttgatagattcccccactccccctacctcgggcttccagttggtagacctgaggtcaacatacccccgcctccctccccatctcatacttctgagtgagagaccttcccaggcagtagcctgcctagctcacaaactagaatcagggcgcccactccgacaaggttaattgacccacagtgaCATGAaatcattgacgtgacgtgcaaatatCACCATTCCACAAAATGTTGTGCGGGCGCCCCGTGCCGCCCCTGGCAAGATGCCGCCCATGTCGCccatacctaaatccgccactgggTAGCATTCTTTGACCAGGGCAGAAACTGCACCACATTGCTGACACTACAGCATCCAAGGTGGACTGGGGCTTCCAGGGGTGGAACTGAGGAAGGTGAGGTGGGAAGCTTGGACATTCTGAAGAAAGGTTTGGACAACCAAATTCAAATGTGTGTGCGATCACAAACGGCCATAACTATTTGTCCATAACTACAGTTTCAGAGGATCAATCCATCACCTTAAAGTGGCATGTAGTTATTTGTCAGATTATAGAAATATATTTAGTTTAGATATGTTAGTGATCATGAAAAGGCTATTCATTTTGGTAACCACTTCATTGCCTTTGTTTAACTCCTGCCAGTGGACCAGTAACTTAATCTACATGTAACAACTACCCAGTCCCATAACATTGAATACTGAAGTATTGAGTGGATTCCTTACCTTTTAAATAAGCTGTTTTGTGTTGAAATATGGCAAAAAGTCAGTACTTTGGCTTTGACCACAATTGGTTTACACTTGATTTTCAACTAAGAGATAAGTGATGCACCATTCTAGAATCTAGAACACATATATTACAATATAATACTTTATTTTCTCCCATCTGCCATTTGGTATAAAATCTATATTTTATTAGAAAGTACAATTTCTACACAAAAGCACAGCTCAGAACGTGTACGAAAGATACAGTAGTAGGTCTAAATAAACACATGTAATTTATATTACACAATTTCTGTAATTTATCTTTACCATGTCTCATCGAGTCAAGTATATGGTGTTTTCCTCGTTCTATATTCAGTAAGCCATAACACAAAAGGGTCGTTATGTCACTGTGTACTACCAACGTCACCCCATTCAATTGTATTGTCAGTGCATTCATTTAATTATTGTGAAACCAAAACAGCAAGTAGTGGTGAAAATCAGGACATGCATACAGCACGAAAAGGTCCGAGGAGGTGCGCTAAACTAACTCTTAAAAAGTCTCTACCGACGTTACCATTCTATCTACaagcaacaccaaacagctgtgTACATCACTTCCTGTACTGGTCTACATGTGAAGTGTGGCTGAAGAAGCTGCATTTCAACTTCGAAACGCAGCCCCGGAGCAACTCGAATTGTGAAAGTGATGTTTAGCAATTCTGTTGCCTGGAATAAATTAGAAAAGGAACCATTGAGCTATCCACGAACAAGAGGAGTGGAATGGTAAACACCGTCTCGTGCGTTTAGTTGGTAAGCTGGCtacagtttatttatttttatctagctaactagctaataatGCTAACTGGATAGCCAGCAACGTTACGTTAACAAATCATGACCGTGTATGAAATAAGTTAGCAAGCTAGCAAAGCAGAAGGAAATGGAGTCAGTGACGTTAGTTTGCCGGCTTTTATAGCTTGTTTCTCCGTCACATTTGCTAGTTAGTCCGTAGCTAACGTTGGCtatctaaaatgttaaatatttatttatttattgtggcCGCTTTAAGAGTTGTTGAGGCAAGGCTCGAGCCCAGGTAAATTAGCTACGCCAGAAATGGTGGAATCTTTGGTTACATCATCATGACTCTCGTACAAAATCTAAAGACTTGAATGGTCTAATCATGTAAAAACACAAAACGAATTAGTTTACTGAACACCAtagagtgtgtgtatgtctgtctgtaggcAGGCTACATGATATTGTTGCATCTGTTCATGTCTGTGACCAAGCAAAAAAAATCTTATTCCGATGGTATAGCTGGgtgattttgttttatttaatctttatttaaccagacaagtcagttaagaacaaattcttatttacaatgacggattTAGGAAATACGTTCGATTTTAAAGAGAAAATGcgaatttagattttttttctcacaacCTTTAAGACTAAAATAACCGTAAACTTTTGGGTTAACAGTcatgttcagggacagaacgacttgttttttatttttacgttgtcagctctgggattcgatacagcaacctttccgttactggcccaacactcttaactactaggctacctgcatatTAGATGCGCATAAGCCATttgttactttaaaaaaaaattatacaaacaaTACGGCCTTCTCTAAGTATTTTGTCATTACCACCACGACAAGCAAATGTATATTATAATAACGTTTTTTTCAGATGTGTGTACTTTGTTACCATGTATATGAATAGTGACAGCTGAGCACATGGAGGGAAATTCACATTTTGATGCCgggaaatgtttttaaaaataaaggtaaatataatatttttattGAATGTCATTACCAAGTAGGCTATAATTAAAACAActtgttacattttttaaaattgctataattatttatttaggATACATTGTATGCTAGCTGTTCAACTGGAGTTAGCATGTCATTCCCACCACACGTGATTACCACCACATAATGAACTGTGATGGTAAGGAAAGAATGTGGTAATGACGAAATGTATTAGTTCATACATTTTTACTAACCTTAAGACCTGAAAAGACCAATTACATATGATCATGATTAAGTTGAAATTGAACACTTATTTGCTATTACATTTTGTATTGTGTTTGGATGATGGAGTGATTGTGATGTCTATTTATGTGACTTACTATGGTTATTAATGACTTTAATTATTTTCTATGAGATGTCCCCTAAATCAACCAAGGAGAGAACAaggacatacactatatatacacaaaagtatgtggacaccccttcaaaatagtggattctgctatttcagccacacccgttgctgaaaggtgaatacaatcgagcacacagccatgcattctcCACAGAttaacattgacagtagaatggcccttACTGAAGAGTGCagcgactttcaatgtggcacagtcataggatgccatcatttccaacaagtcagttcataaaatgtAAGCCCTGCTATAGCAGcgctggtcaactgtaagtgctgttattgtgaagaggaaacatctaggagcaacaacggctcaaccacaagtggtaggccacacaagctcacagaacgggactgccgggTGCTGACgctcgtaaaaatcgtctgtcctcagttgcaacactcgctACCGAATTCCACACtggctctggaagcaacttcagcaaaaaaaactttttgttgggatcttcatgaaatgggtttccatttaCGAGCAGCCCCGCCcaagcataagatcaccatgcacaatgccaagcgtcggctggagtggcgtaaagctctctgccattggactctggagcagtggaaacgcgttctctagagtgatgaatcatgcttcactatCTGACAGTCCAACGGGCGACTCTGGATTTGGCAGATGCCTTGAAAACGATACCTGCCCCATGCATAGTGCCAACCTTACTTTTGGTGGAGGAcgaataatggtcttgggctaTTTTTAAtggttagggctaggccccttagttccgaTGACGGGAAATGTTAACCCTCCAGCATACAACGACATTTTAGACGATTTTGtccttccaaatttgtggcaacagtttggagaagtcatgctgaaacagtaaagggccAATGCCCCTGCGCACAAAGCGAGgggtccatacataaatggtttgttgagatcggtgtggaagaacttgactgccctgacctcaaccccatcaaacacctttgggatgaatcggaACTAATGGTCTGTTCTGTATCTTCAACAAAATTAAACATGTACTACTGTGACATTAAAATGTTTAATGGTATTTCTCAGTTTTATATGAAATGCCATTTCCACACAGTGTCATTACCACAATGCAAAGTCATTACTATCACGGTACATATTTGAGGCAAATGTGTATTACAGTTGATATTGATTATTTTTCCCGTATGTGAATCTTATATGCTTGTTCTTAAGATAATtcctaaaaaaatgtaaaatattacGATTTTAATGTGGTAAATACATGTTTCTGAGTATCTTCAAGGCCTATATGGACATTTAGACATGACAATGATAAATACATGTAATCAAAACTTGTATAaaacaaaaagaagaaaaaaaagttctATAACATACCTTAGGCACAATTTATGTAATTTCCTTTTCAACtaaaatagcacattttatgAAGTGGTGGCAATGACATTTCCCCTCGGGTATATGGGGAAACCAATAATAATGTTTGATTTCTTTAAATGTTATGGTCTCAGACTCTATTAGATCTTGTTTCCAGACAGAGTGAAGAACATATTCAGAGAGATAAGAAGCAGTTTCAAGAGGTTTAATTTTCCAAAAACATTTAACATCCAGAAGTGCCTGTATTTACAAAATCAACCAGCTATGATGGAAGACTTGTTTACTCAAGGTGTAGGAGTATCCTGTGTACAGTTCCTGAACCAGGATCATTTTAAATCCACCTAGCAGCCTCTCTGTAAACAGGATTGGGAGGGAGTGAATGTaatttaaaagcagtggtttgtgcAATCAAGTTCAGAAAGTGGTCTGTCTTTTGTTTTCTATATTTGCCCAGCCATGGCTGTTTGCCATCTTTTGAAGGTGTACaaaaggggcagcaggtagcctagtggttagagtgttgggccagtaaccggaaggttgttggatcaaatcccgagctgacatgggaaaaatctgtcgttctgccactgaacaagacAACCCGGTAGGCTGTCTTTTTgtaaaaaataagaatttgttcttaactgacttgcctagttaaataacaccTGCTCTGTAATCCGTTTGCTTTGGGCAGCGTCATTTGAGCTGGGCAAACCTTcctccctactctcctctctgtttTTAAATAGTTTCCAGAGTGAGAAATGGCCACAAAGACCCCGTCACAAGAGCTGTCAGGTTGACTGAGTGAATACTGGCTCTAACGTTAGACTAGCGGAGGGGACAGTACTATAGGACTCCACGGTGTTTATGGGATAAGAGCCTGTCTTTATCAATGCAAACGTCTGCTGAACAGCTAGATCCTATCACAGGGTttccaaacttggtcctgggccCCCACCCCGGGTGTTTGTTTTTGcccaagcactacacagctgattcaaataaccaactcatcactCATTGATTTATTTGAAtccgctgtgtagtgctagggaaaaacccaaaacgtgcacccaggggggacCCCAAGACCGAGTTTGTGAAATCCTGTTCTGGTGCGTTCAGTTCGCTTGAACGTTTGAATGTTGCGTAACTGTTTGTACTGAATGACACTAATCCCTAAAACGTTCTTGAACAAACATTGAGGTACGTTTGCTCCCATTTGGggggtgtggcttgaagcaatgagtggTGTATTTAAAGGGCAGTGGCCATGCTGACAGCGTTCCCGAACCCACAACCCAAACCCTCCCTgtttttcaactggtcgttcagtacAGCACGTTTGCGGTCAATTGAACGTTCCAGAATGTAAAAACATACTGAACTCAGCTCTGGTCTGTACAGACATGCATTACCATTTAAaggtttgtggtcacttagaaatgtccttgtttatgaaagaaaagcacttttttttttccatttaaaatgactattgtagctggaaacggcatattttttattttaatggaatatctacataggtgtacagaggtccattatcagcagccatccctcctgtgttccaatggcacgttgtgttagcaactccagagttgcaaagaaaaagccagatctcactggccaataaaaagaaaagattaagatgggcaaaagaacacagacactggacagaggaactctgcctagaaggccagcatcccggagtcgcctcttcactgttgacgttgagactggtgttttgtgggtactatttaatgaagctgccagttgaggacttgtaaggcgtctgtttctcaaactagacactctaatgtacttgtcctcttgctcagttgtgcaccagggcatcccactctttctattctggttagagccagtttgtgctgttctgtgaagggaggagtacacagcgttgtacgagatcttcagtttcttggcaatttctcgcatggaatagccttcatttctcagaacaagaatagactgacgagtttcagaagaaagatctttgtttctggacattttgagcctgtaatcgaacccacaaatgctgatgctccagatactcaactagtctaaagaaggacggttttattgattctttaaattagcacaacagttttcagctgtgctaacataattgcaaagggttttctaatgatcaattagccttttaaaatgataaacttggattagctagcacacaggagggatggttgctgataggtgtacagaggcccattatgtagatattccattgaaAATCTGCCATTTACacttacaatagtcatttacaaccattaacaatgtctacactgtatttcttatcaattttatgttattttaatggacaaaaaatgtgcttttctttctaaaacaaggacatttctaagtgaccccaaacttttgaactgtggTGTACATACAATGTGTTACTTGGAAGAGTTTCTCCATTTGTGGAAGAGACTGCAATGACATGCTTTGATGCCTACAGTTTGATGCTGAATatgcaaaaacaggattttaacaACATACTTACAACAGTTAGTGAACTACTGTTTACACAATCAGCCAACCAGTGCTGTGTGACCATTCATTTTCTACCCTTCAACAGGTATTGGACATTTTAAATGGACACCAGGATTTTGGCAACAAAGCCctgtatctacttccccagagtcagatgaactcatggataccagttttatgtctctgcgtccggtatgaaggaagttggaggtagttttgtgcgctaatgctaactagcgttagcgcaatgacagtctatggtatctactagtatgctagcagttaccatagacttccagtcattgcactaacgctagttagcaatttcTTTccaactgcacacagagacatagaaatggtatccacaagttcattggactctggggaagtagataaagggcttggttgccaaaatcctgaagtatcccttttaaGGTCTGAAGTGCACTTGCCCATTAGCCAAGTAAGGAGTAGGCTTTTGGTTGCCTGTCAGATATGATCACTTACATGCAGAAATGCAATATTCTGTATTTTATATGAATGTAGTGAATGAACCACACATTTTTAtgttgtgtggttgtttccagtgtAAACTGTCACCTGCCCAATGGAACAACCACAGAGCAGTCTGAACTTTCACGACTGCTCAGTTCACTTGCCCTAGGTGACAAGGCAACTTGTTACGCCAATCCCTGTTGATACTTGTGGTTGTTTCATTAGTGTTAGCCTTCCAATTTGTCAGATCCATTGCTGACCCTGCTCCCTTTCTGTCCAATCAGGGCAAGACATTACATTTTCCATCTACCAATCTACCTATCTACATATCTACTCTGGAATGATAGTAGCGGTGGATAGGCAACACATTCGCCGTTCATGTCTGTGTGACTCTTAGTGCCCTTTTTGTTATGTTTACGTGGTTTTCCTCAGTTTTTCTGGTTGGTCCCTATGGTTGTCATTGCTTAGCTACTGAGCCGTGCAGCTTGTCATCATGGTTGCAATGAGGGCTGTCCCAGAGGTGTGGGTGGGTGCTCAAGCCACAAATGAACTTTGCGCTATGGAAACTACTCAGACTAGTTACTACCCAAGCAGCAGCAGACAGTAAAGGAGAAGCTGTAGagaattgttatttttttctcttcAGCAGTGAGCCTGTCCCAGTGGACTCAGACCTGAGGGAGCGGCTAAAGAGACATGTACCAGCTGCACTGACAATGAATGGCCAGTGTGTTGCCATGGGTTGCTATGACAAGGGCGCTAGCCCTcattaatatgtgtgtgtgtgtgtgtgtgtgtgtatgtatatatatattacactttTTTTCACACTGTATGCTAATGTTTTAATTGACTGGACTTGTTTAGTTGGAAGAGCTATCTACTGTATCTTTGTAggctatttttcttttcttttttagaaTGTAGGGTTGGCCTTATAGCCAGTGGTTATCCAAATATGAACAGTTTTCCCTTGTCTTGGCAGTCAAGTAAAGGTAATGCTCTTGTCACAAAGCACATTTTCTGGTGCATATTGATGCTCAGGGCAGTGCAAACTGAGCTGGTCTCTGGCTCAAGCCTCTTCCTCCGTTGATACCACAGACTGGGAAGGAGCCTAAGTTTTCTCAAGTCCTAGGCTAGCCTATATCACAATGGTCATTTCACATCCTCAGGAGTCAGGAACCGTCCTCAAGGATTTCAGATGTTTTGTTTACTAATTGAATATGGATagcttgttttttttgtttttccctccaccttttatttaaccaggtaggctagttgagaacaagttctcatttacaactgcgacctggccaagataaagcaaagcagttcgacacacaacaacacggagttacacatggaataaacaaacatacaatagaaaaagtctatatcgtgtgtgaaaatgaggtaagataagggaggtaaggcaataaataggccatggttgcgaagtaattacaatatagccattaaacactggagtgatagatgtgcagaagatgaatgtgcaagtagagatactggggtgcaaaggagcaagataaataaatatagtatggggatgaggtagttggatgggctatgtgcagtgatctgtgagctgctctgacagctggtgcttaaagttagtgagggagatatgagtctccagcttcagtgattttttttttttgtttttttttttttttgtttttttttgcagttcgttccagtcataggcagcagagaactggaaggaaaggcggccaaaggaggaattggctttggggatgaccagtgaaaaatacctgctggagtgtgtgctacgggtgggtgctgctatggtgaccagtgagctgagataaggcagggctttacatAGCAaagtcttgtagatgacctggagccagtgggtttggcgacgagtatgaagcgagagccagccaacaagagcgtacaggtcgcagtggtgggtagtatatggggctttggtgacaaaatggatggcactgtgatagactgcatccaatttgttgagtagagtgttagaggctattttgtaaatgacatcgtcgaggatcggtaggatggtatgtttggcagcatgaggatgctttgttgcgaaataggaagccgattctagatttaattttgtattggagatgcttaatgtgagtctggaaggagagtttacagtctaaccagacatcgaggtatttgtagttgtccacgtattctaagtcagaaccgtccagagtagtgatgcagggcaggtgcgggcagcgatcggttgaagagcatgcatttagttttacttgcatttaagagcagttggaggccacggaaggagagttgtatggcattgaagctcgtctggaggttagttaatacagtgtccaaagaagggccagaagtatacagaatggtgtagtctgcgtagaggtgggtcagagaatcaccagcagcaagagctacatcattgatgtatacagagaagagagtcggcccgagaattgaaccctgtggcacccccatagactgccagtggtccggacaacagaccctcGGATTTGACCCACTGAACTcttgtcagagaagtagttggtgaaccaggcgaggcagtcatttgagaaaccaaggctattgagtctgccgctaagaatgtggtgattgacagagtcgaaagccttggccaggtcgacgaatacagctgcacagtattgtctcttatcgatggcggttatcatatcgtttaggaccttgagcgtggctgaggtgcacccatgaccagctctgtaaccagattgcatagcggagaaggtacggtgggattcgaaatggtcggtaatctgttttaactagaggtcggccgattatgatttttccacgccgataccgattattggaggacccaaaaaccCGCCGATGCCGATTTTAATCGGCCGATTACATTTtttggatttatttatttttatttatttatttaaaaaatgtatatatgttttttaaatatattttttttaaataataaaacaaaaatatatatattattttatttgtaataatgacaattacaacaatactgaatgaacacttaactTTAAagtaatacatcaataaaatcaatttagcctcaaataaataatgaaacatgttcaagttggtttaaataatgcaaaaacaaagtgttggagaagaaagtaaaagtgcaatatgtgccatgtaaaaaagctaacgtttaagttccttgctcagaacatgagaacatatgaaagctggtggttcctttttaacatgagtcttcaatattcccaggtaagatgttttaggttgtagttattataggactatttctctctctgcgatttgtatttcatataccttttgactattggatgttcttatagacactttagtattgccagtgtaacagtatacactgtccctctcctcgctcctacctgggcttgaaccaggaacacatcgacaacagccaccctcgaagcagcgttacccatgtagagctaggggaaacaactactccaagtctcagagcgagtgacgtttaaAACGCTATTAGGGCgcacccagctaactagctagccatttcacatcggttacaccagcctaatcttgggagttgacaggcttgaattcataaacagcgcaatgcattgtgaaaggctgtttgaatgaatgcttacgagcctgctgctgcctaccatcgctcagtcagactgctctatcaaatcatagacttaattataacataataacacacagaaatacgagccttaggtcattaatatggtcgaatccggaaactatcatttcgaaaacaaaacattattcctgtcataattacgtaaaattctggcaaattagttcgcaacgagccaggcggcccaaactgttgtgtatataccctgactgcgtgcaatgaatgcaaaattacacaatttcacctggttaatattgcctgctaacctggatttcttttagctaaatatgcaggtttaaaaatatatacttctgtgtattgattttaagaaaggcgttgctgtttatggttaggtacagtcttgcaacgattgtgctttttttcgcaaatgcgcttttgttaaatcatcccccatttggcgaagtcggatgtctttgttaggaagaaatagtcttcacagttcacaacgagccaggcggcccaaactgctgcatataccctgactgtttgcaagagaagtgacacattttccctagttaaaagaaattcatgttagcaggcaatattaactaaatatacaggtttaaaaatatatacttgtgtattgattttaagaaaggcattgatgtttatggttggagcaacgtgt is a window of Salmo trutta chromosome 37, fSalTru1.1, whole genome shotgun sequence DNA encoding:
- the LOC115176516 gene encoding putative protein TPRXL translates to MISETQDEEPSTSSATQASSEMISEPQDEEPSTSSATQASSEMISETQDEEPSTSSATQASSEMISEPQDEEPSTSSATQASSEMISEPQDEEPSTSSATQASSEMISEPQDEEPSTSSATQASSEMISEPQDEEPSTSSATQASSEMISEPQDEEPSTSSATQASSEMISEPQDEEPSTSSATQVS